A stretch of Geotrypetes seraphini chromosome 2, aGeoSer1.1, whole genome shotgun sequence DNA encodes these proteins:
- the LOC117354677 gene encoding zinc finger protein 883-like isoform X8: MQWIKREENEEKWLLEIEHIPRQPGNVSENISKRNESRNARNYQQESEKKQRDPARYSLDAVTECEKSDGELTTILKLQRHPREERSLQNKDGDQMTFQIHQEERKGEISILHNTCADTEAVQWIKRENEEKWLLEIEHIPRQPGNVSENISQRNESRNARNYQQELEKKQNDPARGSQDAITECEKSDGELANIFELQRYRREESPLQNKDGDQMTFQLQQGERKGEISILHDTYEKSLGLKCLQRTDESVRSFTYPECGKDVNHQSSLRNHEMIHAEEKQYTCTECGKSFNGQSNLKRHVRIHTGEKRYTCPECGKNFNGQAALKIHKRIHTGEKPYTCSECGKSFSQISHLKMHFRIHTGDKPYTCLECGKSFSLQSNLRKHERIHTGEKPYTCPECGKSFTQPSGLKMHKRIHTGEKPYTCPECGKSFSQIPHLKVHYRIHTGDKPYPCLECGKSFSLQSNLRKHERIHTGEKPYNCPECEKSFRRQSNLVTHKRTHTGEKPYICPECGKTYKVQSDLKRHKRIHSGEEPYACPECGKLFNHQSSLRKHERSHTGERLYICPECSKSFNEQSNLKMHMRIHTGEKPYTCLECGKSFGHRSILRKHKRSHTGEKPYTCSECDKRYSDASALKKHKRSHTGEKPYSCPECDKRYSDLSAFKRHKRIHTGDKP, translated from the exons ATGCAGTGGATAAAGAGGGAGGAGAATGAAGAAAAATGGCTTCTAGAAATTGAACACATCCCAAGACAACCAGGAAATGTCAGCGAGAACATTTCCAAGAGGAATGAGAGTAGAAACGCAAGGAATTATCAACAGGAATCGGAGAAGAAGCAGAGAGACCCTGCAAGATACTCCCTAGATGCAGTCACCGAGTGTGAGAAAAGTGACGGGGAACTGACAACCATCCTTAAGCTCCAGAGACACCCGAGAGAAGAGAGATCCTTGCAAAATAAAGACGGTGACCAAATGACTTTTCAAATCCACCAGGAagagaggaaaggggagatatccATTCTGCATAACACCTGTG CAGATACTGAAGCAGTGCAGTGGATAAAGAGGGAGAATGAAGAAAAATGGCTTCTAGAAATTGAACACATCCCAAGACAACCAGGAAATGTCAGCGAGAACATTTCCCAGAGGAATGAGAGTAGAAATGCAAGGAATTATCAACAGGAATTGGAGAAGAAGCAGAATGACCCCGCAAGAGGTTCCCAGGATGCAATCACTGAATGTGAGAAAAGTGACGGAGAACTCGCAAACATCTTTGAGCTCCAGAGATATCGGAGAGAAGAGAGTCCCTTACAAAATAAAGACGGTGACCAAATGACTTTTCAACTCcaacagggagagaggaaaggggagatatccATTCTGCATGACACCTATGAAAAAAGCCTTG GTTTAAAATGTCTTCAGAGGACCGATGAAAGTGTGAGATCATTTACGTATCCAGAATGTGGCAAAGATGTTAATCACCAATCAAGTTTAAGGAATCACGAGATGATTCATGCCGAAGAGAAACAGTATACCTgtacagaatgtggtaaaagttttaatgggcaatcaaatttaaaaaggcacgtgaggattcatactggagagaaacgatatacatgtccagaatgtggtaaaaatttTAATGGTCAAGCAGCTTTAAAAatacacaagaggattcatactggagagaaaccatatacctgttcagaatgtgggaaaagctttagtcaGATATCACATTTAAAAATGCACTTCAGAATTCAtacaggagacaaaccatatacttgtctagaatgtggtaaaagctttagtttgcaatcaaatttaagaaaacatgagagaattcatactggagagaaaccatatacatgcccagaatgtggtaaaagctttactcAGCCGTCAggtttaaaaatgcacaagaggattcatactggggaGAAACCATACACTTGTCcggaatgtgggaaaagctttagtcaGATACCACATTTAAAAGTACACTACAGAATTCAtacaggagacaaaccatatCCTTGTctggaatgtggtaaaagctttagtttgcaatcaaatttaagaaaacatgaaaggattcatactggagaaaaaccatataactGTCCAGAATGTGAGAAAAGCTTTAGGCGGCAATCAAACTTAGTAACACACAAGAGGACTCATACTGGGGAGAAACCATATAtttgtccagaatgtggtaaaacctATAAGGTTCAATCAGATTTAAAAAGGCACAAGAGAATTCATAGTGGAGAGGAACCATATGCTTGTCCAGAATGTGGCAAACTTTTTAATCACCAATCAAGTTTAAGAAAACATGAGAGAAGTCATACTGGAGAAAGACTGTATATCTGTCCAGAATGTAGTAAAAGTTTTAATgagcaatcaaatttaaaaatgcacatgaggattcatactggagaaaaaccatatacctgtttagaatgtgggaaaagctttggTCATCgatcaattttaagaaaacacAAGAGgagtcatactggagagaaaccatatacctgttcagaatgtgataAAAGATATAGTGATGCCTCGGCTTTAAAAAAGCACAAGAGgagtcatactggagagaaaccatattccTGTCCAGAATGTGATAAAAGATATAGCGATCTATCAGCTTTTAaaaggcacaagaggattcatactggagataaACCATAA
- the LOC117354677 gene encoding zinc finger protein 883-like isoform X6 has translation MAAGASAQMRVTFEDIAVSFSQEEWEYLDEKQKELYREVMKENYEILISLADTEAMQWIKREENEEKWLLEIEHIPRQPGNVSENISKRNESRNARNYQQESEKKQRDPARYSLDAVTECEKSDGELTTILKLQRHPREERSLQNKDGDQMTFQIHQEERKGEISILHNTCADTEAVQWIKRENEEKWLLEIEHIPRQPGNVSENISQRNESRNARNYQQELEKKQNDPARGSQDAITECEKSDGELANIFELQRYRREESPLQNKDGDQMTFQLQQGERKGEISILHDTYEKSLGLKCLQRTDESVRSFTYPECGKDVNHQSSLRNHEMIHAEEKQYTCTECGKSFNGQSNLKRHVRIHTGEKRYTCPECGKNFNGQAALKIHKRIHTGEKPYTCSECGKSFSQISHLKMHFRIHTGDKPYTCLECGKSFSLQSNLRKHERIHTGEKPYTCPECGKSFTQPSGLKMHKRIHTGEKPYTCPECGKSFSQIPHLKVHYRIHTGDKPYPCLECGKSFSLQSNLRKHERIHTGEKPYNCPECEKSFRRQSNLVTHKRTHTGEKPYICPECGKTYKVQSDLKRHKRIHSGEEPYACPECGKLFNHQSSLRKHERSHTGERLYICPECSKSFNEQSNLKMHMRIHTGEKPYTCLECGKSFGHRSILRKHKRSHTGEKPYTCSECDKRYSDASALKKHKRSHTGEKPYSCPECDKRYSDLSAFKRHKRIHTGDKP, from the exons CAGATACTGAGGCAATGCAGTGGATAAAGAGGGAGGAGAATGAAGAAAAATGGCTTCTAGAAATTGAACACATCCCAAGACAACCAGGAAATGTCAGCGAGAACATTTCCAAGAGGAATGAGAGTAGAAACGCAAGGAATTATCAACAGGAATCGGAGAAGAAGCAGAGAGACCCTGCAAGATACTCCCTAGATGCAGTCACCGAGTGTGAGAAAAGTGACGGGGAACTGACAACCATCCTTAAGCTCCAGAGACACCCGAGAGAAGAGAGATCCTTGCAAAATAAAGACGGTGACCAAATGACTTTTCAAATCCACCAGGAagagaggaaaggggagatatccATTCTGCATAACACCTGTG CAGATACTGAAGCAGTGCAGTGGATAAAGAGGGAGAATGAAGAAAAATGGCTTCTAGAAATTGAACACATCCCAAGACAACCAGGAAATGTCAGCGAGAACATTTCCCAGAGGAATGAGAGTAGAAATGCAAGGAATTATCAACAGGAATTGGAGAAGAAGCAGAATGACCCCGCAAGAGGTTCCCAGGATGCAATCACTGAATGTGAGAAAAGTGACGGAGAACTCGCAAACATCTTTGAGCTCCAGAGATATCGGAGAGAAGAGAGTCCCTTACAAAATAAAGACGGTGACCAAATGACTTTTCAACTCcaacagggagagaggaaaggggagatatccATTCTGCATGACACCTATGAAAAAAGCCTTG GTTTAAAATGTCTTCAGAGGACCGATGAAAGTGTGAGATCATTTACGTATCCAGAATGTGGCAAAGATGTTAATCACCAATCAAGTTTAAGGAATCACGAGATGATTCATGCCGAAGAGAAACAGTATACCTgtacagaatgtggtaaaagttttaatgggcaatcaaatttaaaaaggcacgtgaggattcatactggagagaaacgatatacatgtccagaatgtggtaaaaatttTAATGGTCAAGCAGCTTTAAAAatacacaagaggattcatactggagagaaaccatatacctgttcagaatgtgggaaaagctttagtcaGATATCACATTTAAAAATGCACTTCAGAATTCAtacaggagacaaaccatatacttgtctagaatgtggtaaaagctttagtttgcaatcaaatttaagaaaacatgagagaattcatactggagagaaaccatatacatgcccagaatgtggtaaaagctttactcAGCCGTCAggtttaaaaatgcacaagaggattcatactggggaGAAACCATACACTTGTCcggaatgtgggaaaagctttagtcaGATACCACATTTAAAAGTACACTACAGAATTCAtacaggagacaaaccatatCCTTGTctggaatgtggtaaaagctttagtttgcaatcaaatttaagaaaacatgaaaggattcatactggagaaaaaccatataactGTCCAGAATGTGAGAAAAGCTTTAGGCGGCAATCAAACTTAGTAACACACAAGAGGACTCATACTGGGGAGAAACCATATAtttgtccagaatgtggtaaaacctATAAGGTTCAATCAGATTTAAAAAGGCACAAGAGAATTCATAGTGGAGAGGAACCATATGCTTGTCCAGAATGTGGCAAACTTTTTAATCACCAATCAAGTTTAAGAAAACATGAGAGAAGTCATACTGGAGAAAGACTGTATATCTGTCCAGAATGTAGTAAAAGTTTTAATgagcaatcaaatttaaaaatgcacatgaggattcatactggagaaaaaccatatacctgtttagaatgtgggaaaagctttggTCATCgatcaattttaagaaaacacAAGAGgagtcatactggagagaaaccatatacctgttcagaatgtgataAAAGATATAGTGATGCCTCGGCTTTAAAAAAGCACAAGAGgagtcatactggagagaaaccatattccTGTCCAGAATGTGATAAAAGATATAGCGATCTATCAGCTTTTAaaaggcacaagaggattcatactggagataaACCATAA
- the LOC117354677 gene encoding oocyte zinc finger protein XlCOF6-like isoform X4, whose protein sequence is MAAGASAQMRVTFEDIAVSFSQEEWEYLDEKQKELYREVMKENYEILISLDTEAMQEMKREENEEKCLLEIEHIPRQPGNVSENISHSNENQNTRNYQQELEKKQNDVARDSLDSVTEADTEAMQWIKREENEEKWLLEIEHIPRQPGNVSENISKRNESRNARNYQQESEKKQRDPARYSLDAVTECEKSDGELTTILKLQRHPREERSLQNKDGDQMTFQIHQEERKGEISILHNTCADTEAVQWIKRENEEKWLLEIEHIPRQPGNVSENISQRNESRNARNYQQELEKKQNDPARGSQDAITECEKSDGELANIFELQRYRREESPLQNKDGDQMTFQLQQGERKGEISILHDTYEKSLGLKCLQRTDESVRSFTYPECGKDVNHQSSLRNHEMIHAEEKQYTCTECGKSFNGQSNLKRHVRIHTGEKRYTCPECGKNFNGQAALKIHKRIHTGEKPYTCSECGKSFSQISHLKMHFRIHTGDKPYTCLECGKSFSLQSNLRKHERIHTGEKPYTCPECGKSFTQPSGLKMHKRIHTGEKPYTCPECGKSFSQIPHLKVHYRIHTGDKPYPCLECGKSFSLQSNLRKHERIHTGEKPYNCPECEKSFRRQSNLVTHKRTHTGEKPYICPECGKTYKVQSDLKRHKRIHSGEEPYACPECGKLFNHQSSLRKHERSHTGERLYICPECSKSFNEQSNLKMHMRIHTGEKPYTCLECGKSFGHRSILRKHKRSHTGEKPYTCSECDKRYSDASALKKHKRSHTGEKPYSCPECDKRYSDLSAFKRHKRIHTGDKP, encoded by the exons ATACTGAGGCAATGCAGGAGatgaagagagaagagaatgaaGAAAAATGTCTTCTAGAAATTGAACACATCCCAAGACAACCAGGAAATGTCAGTGAGAATATTTCCCATAGTAATGAGAATCAAAACACAAGGAATTATCAACAGGAATTGGAGAAGAAGCAGAATGATGTTGCAAGAGACTCCCTGGATTCAGTCACTGAGG CAGATACTGAGGCAATGCAGTGGATAAAGAGGGAGGAGAATGAAGAAAAATGGCTTCTAGAAATTGAACACATCCCAAGACAACCAGGAAATGTCAGCGAGAACATTTCCAAGAGGAATGAGAGTAGAAACGCAAGGAATTATCAACAGGAATCGGAGAAGAAGCAGAGAGACCCTGCAAGATACTCCCTAGATGCAGTCACCGAGTGTGAGAAAAGTGACGGGGAACTGACAACCATCCTTAAGCTCCAGAGACACCCGAGAGAAGAGAGATCCTTGCAAAATAAAGACGGTGACCAAATGACTTTTCAAATCCACCAGGAagagaggaaaggggagatatccATTCTGCATAACACCTGTG CAGATACTGAAGCAGTGCAGTGGATAAAGAGGGAGAATGAAGAAAAATGGCTTCTAGAAATTGAACACATCCCAAGACAACCAGGAAATGTCAGCGAGAACATTTCCCAGAGGAATGAGAGTAGAAATGCAAGGAATTATCAACAGGAATTGGAGAAGAAGCAGAATGACCCCGCAAGAGGTTCCCAGGATGCAATCACTGAATGTGAGAAAAGTGACGGAGAACTCGCAAACATCTTTGAGCTCCAGAGATATCGGAGAGAAGAGAGTCCCTTACAAAATAAAGACGGTGACCAAATGACTTTTCAACTCcaacagggagagaggaaaggggagatatccATTCTGCATGACACCTATGAAAAAAGCCTTG GTTTAAAATGTCTTCAGAGGACCGATGAAAGTGTGAGATCATTTACGTATCCAGAATGTGGCAAAGATGTTAATCACCAATCAAGTTTAAGGAATCACGAGATGATTCATGCCGAAGAGAAACAGTATACCTgtacagaatgtggtaaaagttttaatgggcaatcaaatttaaaaaggcacgtgaggattcatactggagagaaacgatatacatgtccagaatgtggtaaaaatttTAATGGTCAAGCAGCTTTAAAAatacacaagaggattcatactggagagaaaccatatacctgttcagaatgtgggaaaagctttagtcaGATATCACATTTAAAAATGCACTTCAGAATTCAtacaggagacaaaccatatacttgtctagaatgtggtaaaagctttagtttgcaatcaaatttaagaaaacatgagagaattcatactggagagaaaccatatacatgcccagaatgtggtaaaagctttactcAGCCGTCAggtttaaaaatgcacaagaggattcatactggggaGAAACCATACACTTGTCcggaatgtgggaaaagctttagtcaGATACCACATTTAAAAGTACACTACAGAATTCAtacaggagacaaaccatatCCTTGTctggaatgtggtaaaagctttagtttgcaatcaaatttaagaaaacatgaaaggattcatactggagaaaaaccatataactGTCCAGAATGTGAGAAAAGCTTTAGGCGGCAATCAAACTTAGTAACACACAAGAGGACTCATACTGGGGAGAAACCATATAtttgtccagaatgtggtaaaacctATAAGGTTCAATCAGATTTAAAAAGGCACAAGAGAATTCATAGTGGAGAGGAACCATATGCTTGTCCAGAATGTGGCAAACTTTTTAATCACCAATCAAGTTTAAGAAAACATGAGAGAAGTCATACTGGAGAAAGACTGTATATCTGTCCAGAATGTAGTAAAAGTTTTAATgagcaatcaaatttaaaaatgcacatgaggattcatactggagaaaaaccatatacctgtttagaatgtgggaaaagctttggTCATCgatcaattttaagaaaacacAAGAGgagtcatactggagagaaaccatatacctgttcagaatgtgataAAAGATATAGTGATGCCTCGGCTTTAAAAAAGCACAAGAGgagtcatactggagagaaaccatattccTGTCCAGAATGTGATAAAAGATATAGCGATCTATCAGCTTTTAaaaggcacaagaggattcatactggagataaACCATAA
- the LOC117354677 gene encoding zinc finger protein 883-like isoform X7, whose translation MAAGASAQMRVTFEDIAVSFSQEEWEYLDEKQKELYREVMKENYEILISLDTEAMQWIKREENEEKWLLEIEHIPRQPGNVSENISKRNESRNARNYQQESEKKQRDPARYSLDAVTECEKSDGELTTILKLQRHPREERSLQNKDGDQMTFQIHQEERKGEISILHNTCADTEAVQWIKRENEEKWLLEIEHIPRQPGNVSENISQRNESRNARNYQQELEKKQNDPARGSQDAITECEKSDGELANIFELQRYRREESPLQNKDGDQMTFQLQQGERKGEISILHDTYEKSLGLKCLQRTDESVRSFTYPECGKDVNHQSSLRNHEMIHAEEKQYTCTECGKSFNGQSNLKRHVRIHTGEKRYTCPECGKNFNGQAALKIHKRIHTGEKPYTCSECGKSFSQISHLKMHFRIHTGDKPYTCLECGKSFSLQSNLRKHERIHTGEKPYTCPECGKSFTQPSGLKMHKRIHTGEKPYTCPECGKSFSQIPHLKVHYRIHTGDKPYPCLECGKSFSLQSNLRKHERIHTGEKPYNCPECEKSFRRQSNLVTHKRTHTGEKPYICPECGKTYKVQSDLKRHKRIHSGEEPYACPECGKLFNHQSSLRKHERSHTGERLYICPECSKSFNEQSNLKMHMRIHTGEKPYTCLECGKSFGHRSILRKHKRSHTGEKPYTCSECDKRYSDASALKKHKRSHTGEKPYSCPECDKRYSDLSAFKRHKRIHTGDKP comes from the exons ATACTGAGGCAATGCAGTGGATAAAGAGGGAGGAGAATGAAGAAAAATGGCTTCTAGAAATTGAACACATCCCAAGACAACCAGGAAATGTCAGCGAGAACATTTCCAAGAGGAATGAGAGTAGAAACGCAAGGAATTATCAACAGGAATCGGAGAAGAAGCAGAGAGACCCTGCAAGATACTCCCTAGATGCAGTCACCGAGTGTGAGAAAAGTGACGGGGAACTGACAACCATCCTTAAGCTCCAGAGACACCCGAGAGAAGAGAGATCCTTGCAAAATAAAGACGGTGACCAAATGACTTTTCAAATCCACCAGGAagagaggaaaggggagatatccATTCTGCATAACACCTGTG CAGATACTGAAGCAGTGCAGTGGATAAAGAGGGAGAATGAAGAAAAATGGCTTCTAGAAATTGAACACATCCCAAGACAACCAGGAAATGTCAGCGAGAACATTTCCCAGAGGAATGAGAGTAGAAATGCAAGGAATTATCAACAGGAATTGGAGAAGAAGCAGAATGACCCCGCAAGAGGTTCCCAGGATGCAATCACTGAATGTGAGAAAAGTGACGGAGAACTCGCAAACATCTTTGAGCTCCAGAGATATCGGAGAGAAGAGAGTCCCTTACAAAATAAAGACGGTGACCAAATGACTTTTCAACTCcaacagggagagaggaaaggggagatatccATTCTGCATGACACCTATGAAAAAAGCCTTG GTTTAAAATGTCTTCAGAGGACCGATGAAAGTGTGAGATCATTTACGTATCCAGAATGTGGCAAAGATGTTAATCACCAATCAAGTTTAAGGAATCACGAGATGATTCATGCCGAAGAGAAACAGTATACCTgtacagaatgtggtaaaagttttaatgggcaatcaaatttaaaaaggcacgtgaggattcatactggagagaaacgatatacatgtccagaatgtggtaaaaatttTAATGGTCAAGCAGCTTTAAAAatacacaagaggattcatactggagagaaaccatatacctgttcagaatgtgggaaaagctttagtcaGATATCACATTTAAAAATGCACTTCAGAATTCAtacaggagacaaaccatatacttgtctagaatgtggtaaaagctttagtttgcaatcaaatttaagaaaacatgagagaattcatactggagagaaaccatatacatgcccagaatgtggtaaaagctttactcAGCCGTCAggtttaaaaatgcacaagaggattcatactggggaGAAACCATACACTTGTCcggaatgtgggaaaagctttagtcaGATACCACATTTAAAAGTACACTACAGAATTCAtacaggagacaaaccatatCCTTGTctggaatgtggtaaaagctttagtttgcaatcaaatttaagaaaacatgaaaggattcatactggagaaaaaccatataactGTCCAGAATGTGAGAAAAGCTTTAGGCGGCAATCAAACTTAGTAACACACAAGAGGACTCATACTGGGGAGAAACCATATAtttgtccagaatgtggtaaaacctATAAGGTTCAATCAGATTTAAAAAGGCACAAGAGAATTCATAGTGGAGAGGAACCATATGCTTGTCCAGAATGTGGCAAACTTTTTAATCACCAATCAAGTTTAAGAAAACATGAGAGAAGTCATACTGGAGAAAGACTGTATATCTGTCCAGAATGTAGTAAAAGTTTTAATgagcaatcaaatttaaaaatgcacatgaggattcatactggagaaaaaccatatacctgtttagaatgtgggaaaagctttggTCATCgatcaattttaagaaaacacAAGAGgagtcatactggagagaaaccatatacctgttcagaatgtgataAAAGATATAGTGATGCCTCGGCTTTAAAAAAGCACAAGAGgagtcatactggagagaaaccatattccTGTCCAGAATGTGATAAAAGATATAGCGATCTATCAGCTTTTAaaaggcacaagaggattcatactggagataaACCATAA